The following are encoded together in the Arcticibacterium luteifluviistationis genome:
- a CDS encoding uracil-DNA glycosylase family protein: MQKLLQEISSCRVCESFLLTGCRPVIQASKKSKIAIIGQAPGRKVHESGIPWDDKSGDNLRAWLGVSKEIFYDPDIFALVPMGFCYPGTGKSGDLPPRPECAPLWHQKLWDFMPDIKLTLLFGQYAQKHYLGKSTKKTLTETVKNYKAYLPEYLPLPHPSPRNNIWMKKNEWFAEEIIPELRKVVTYVL; encoded by the coding sequence ATGCAAAAACTTCTCCAAGAGATTTCTAGTTGCCGAGTTTGTGAAAGTTTTTTATTAACAGGCTGCAGACCGGTAATTCAAGCAAGCAAAAAGAGTAAAATAGCCATAATAGGCCAAGCACCTGGCCGTAAAGTACATGAAAGCGGCATTCCATGGGATGACAAAAGCGGCGATAACCTGAGAGCTTGGCTCGGAGTTTCTAAAGAAATATTTTACGACCCTGATATTTTCGCTCTCGTTCCTATGGGGTTTTGTTATCCCGGAACAGGTAAAAGTGGGGATTTGCCGCCACGCCCAGAATGTGCTCCACTATGGCATCAGAAGCTTTGGGACTTCATGCCTGATATTAAGTTAACCTTGCTTTTTGGGCAATACGCCCAAAAACATTACTTAGGAAAAAGTACAAAGAAAACGCTGACAGAAACTGTCAAAAACTATAAAGCGTATTTACCAGAATATTTGCCCTTGCCACACCCTTCTCCTAGAAATAATATTTGGATGAAAAAGAATGAGTGGTTTGCTGAAGAAATAATCCCAGAATTAAGAAAAGTAGTTACCTATGTTCTCTAA
- a CDS encoding SRPBCC family protein, whose protein sequence is MNKDTILVETTINASLEKVWESWVIPTHIMNWNNASEDWHTPAASNDLKVGGKFSYTMAAKDGSFSFDLGGVYTAIVKKELISYELADGRKVRVEFMKMENGVKIIELFEPESENPSKMQKAGWQAILDSFKKYTEALA, encoded by the coding sequence ATGAATAAAGACACAATTTTGGTTGAAACTACAATTAATGCTTCCTTAGAGAAAGTCTGGGAAAGCTGGGTTATTCCTACTCATATTATGAACTGGAATAATGCCTCAGAGGACTGGCATACGCCGGCAGCTTCGAATGACTTGAAAGTGGGTGGTAAGTTTAGCTATACCATGGCTGCCAAAGACGGAAGCTTTAGCTTTGATTTGGGTGGCGTTTATACGGCGATAGTTAAGAAGGAATTGATATCTTATGAACTAGCAGACGGGCGAAAAGTGAGGGTGGAATTCATGAAAATGGAAAATGGTGTCAAAATAATAGAGCTTTTTGAGCCTGAATCTGAAAACCCTTCCAAAATGCAAAAGGCAGGCTGGCAAGCTATTTTAGACAGTTTCAAAAAGTATACAGAGGCCTTAGCTTAA
- the rfbF gene encoding glucose-1-phosphate cytidylyltransferase produces the protein MKVLILAGGFGTRLSEETVVKPKPMVEIGGRPILHHIMKTYSEHGFNEFVILLGYKGHIIKEYFTNFFMHQSSLTIDLKTNETTVHNSQTEDWKVTLLDTGYDTMTGGRIKRAKDFIGDEPFLCTYGDGVGDIDIKALVAAHNEGGKLLTITTVQPVGRYGIVNIEDNNDISGFIEKPKDDKVWVNAGFFVCEPAVLEYIDNDQQMFEREPMERLASIGQMKAFKHKGFWHAMDTLRDNKKLNELWADGNAPWKIWK, from the coding sequence ATGAAAGTACTCATATTGGCAGGTGGATTTGGAACAAGACTAAGCGAAGAGACGGTAGTAAAACCAAAACCAATGGTGGAAATTGGCGGACGTCCTATTCTTCATCACATCATGAAGACCTACTCGGAGCATGGCTTTAACGAGTTTGTGATTTTGTTGGGTTATAAAGGACACATTATAAAAGAGTACTTTACTAACTTCTTTATGCATCAAAGTAGCCTTACTATTGACCTTAAAACCAATGAAACTACCGTACATAATAGCCAAACGGAAGATTGGAAAGTAACCTTATTAGACACAGGTTATGACACCATGACTGGTGGTAGGATAAAAAGAGCCAAAGACTTCATTGGTGATGAACCTTTTTTATGTACATATGGAGACGGTGTGGGTGACATTGACATCAAAGCCTTAGTAGCTGCACATAATGAAGGTGGAAAATTATTGACCATTACCACTGTACAGCCCGTAGGCAGATACGGCATTGTAAATATTGAAGATAATAACGACATCTCTGGTTTTATAGAAAAACCTAAAGATGACAAAGTTTGGGTAAACGCAGGTTTCTTTGTTTGTGAACCTGCTGTGCTAGAATATATTGATAATGACCAACAAATGTTTGAGCGTGAGCCTATGGAACGCCTTGCCAGCATTGGTCAAATGAAAGCCTTCAAGCATAAAGGGTTTTGGCATGCCATGGACACTCTTCGTGATAATAAGAAACTGAATGAACTTTGGGCTGATGGAAACGCTCCTTGGAAAATATGGAAGTAA
- a CDS encoding mechanosensitive ion channel family protein, which produces MRKNRKSFYVSIAFTLVTIFFKPLLNRFVHIDSEVLTFLKDYSYILIITGGAWFVIELIARLKVLLLRQYDLEQENNLKSRKVYTQINLLEKIANFIVILFGIGLILLSFDKIRELGIGLFASAGVAGIILGLSAQKIMGTLLAGIQIAITQPFRIEDAVVVEGEWGWIEEINLTYVVVRIWDKRRLVLPSTYFLDKPFQNWTRNSADITGTIFLYTDYNVPFDALRAELTRLLEGTELWDGKANVLQVTEAKEFSVEIRILVSAKNSPTAWDLRVLIREKMIEFIQKNYPESLPRTRVELKDRMPLKPDELSALAT; this is translated from the coding sequence ATGAGAAAGAATAGGAAGAGTTTTTATGTAAGTATTGCTTTTACGTTGGTAACTATCTTTTTTAAACCGCTATTAAATCGGTTTGTTCATATTGATAGTGAGGTGCTTACTTTCCTGAAAGACTATAGCTATATATTGATAATTACGGGAGGTGCATGGTTCGTGATTGAGCTTATAGCTAGGTTAAAGGTTTTATTGCTTCGTCAGTATGACCTAGAGCAAGAGAATAACCTGAAGTCTCGTAAGGTTTATACGCAAATCAATCTGCTTGAAAAAATCGCTAATTTTATAGTCATACTTTTCGGGATTGGTCTCATTCTTCTGTCTTTCGACAAAATAAGGGAATTGGGTATTGGCTTATTTGCCTCGGCAGGTGTGGCTGGTATTATTCTAGGTTTATCAGCTCAAAAGATTATGGGCACACTGCTGGCGGGAATTCAAATAGCCATTACACAGCCTTTTAGAATAGAAGATGCCGTAGTGGTGGAAGGAGAATGGGGCTGGATAGAAGAAATAAACCTGACCTATGTGGTAGTTCGTATTTGGGATAAAAGACGTCTCGTGTTGCCTTCTACTTACTTTTTAGATAAACCTTTTCAAAACTGGACTAGAAACTCTGCCGATATCACGGGAACAATCTTTCTATATACAGATTATAATGTGCCTTTTGATGCACTGAGGGCAGAGTTGACTCGACTTTTAGAAGGAACGGAGCTTTGGGATGGGAAAGCGAATGTGCTTCAAGTGACCGAGGCCAAAGAGTTTTCTGTTGAAATTAGGATTTTGGTGAGTGCTAAAAACTCGCCAACCGCATGGGATTTAAGGGTGCTTATTAGAGAAAAAATGATTGAGTTTATTCAAAAGAACTATCCCGAAAGTTTACCTAGAACCAGGGTTGAACTTAAAGATAGAATGCCCTTGAAGCCCGATGAATTGTCAGCTTTAGCGACTTAA
- a CDS encoding 3-coathanger stack domain-containing protein, whose translation MKPLIYLLIAFLGLNSYGETQAKPSFRETSLDKINSIQFVAPPILTASKLIVCGQGYPTTLTVTGCSGTVNWFTDASYIQWAGGSPSGNTATAYIYDLTKFHVSCTENGETSESSDSLGIDFARVAIHYEAEPENFICTGGRVQLEAQAFPDTGIVSYKWYLNSYSITDSIDNSIHAENPGTYKVDVTYSDGCQIYTSNASAINLVDAGVIPQPNIIVVDSAISGKPVKIFDRRFGNNSTHAGLDIIKDNSDNYVIAGEAVGNAGGGDQSEQSKGPVDFWVVKIDNTGNKIWDKIIGGTGSDRISKIVKSSDDDYLLFGTSASNISGDRTVANSSSYPLDDIWVVKINTNGVKKWDKKYGGTLYDEAKDALALPNNEYLIAGSSNSNISGEVTNSRIGNYDFWLVKIDSAGNKIWDRRYGGMQNDKLQKVLKAQNGDYILVGTSSSSIGWDKSQSQIGYDDIWIIRTDANGNKIWDKTLGSTYPDSYVDAQIDQNDDLVFGFTGDSENSHFYKLDNSGNTLWEKHYSGMTISGKVILNEKGFLHVGRLSYASNNNSLFNTSIRGYSDGYIVQFDSTGNKIWEKLLGGSEQDGFNGFLKEGNVLTLVGTSRSPVSFEKSQIPRGVYDDLWIIQTALNQEIANPYAIDSAQAIHIFANNCPGQLEWSGGASGYSSAITVHPTAQTTYTAKCNAYGCSTTSNIEVSINCSNDFRIVAIENGLEVEKPTSCSESSIVNLEAKGCSGTVTWFNGAIDNTIEVSILSDSIFLATCSNTGCSSVSDSISVLLFKKPILSLDGPATFCTGGSTSLQVTHPEPGGSYQWYKNGAAYLSLESLVLNVTETGTFKAKVTKGNCSSYSEEIQITAVTQIPDPPTFESTNVYTCLGNSTILTALGCEMGLTKWSNGYTGSTIQTPNINSPLTYTATCTINTCISDESNLVNVKIAKVAIAKNGTNIPCDTSDFTLNSVIESNPSSFQWYRNNTLLNFEIRDSLTSNLNGSYFLKIKSNNGCEVNSNILNIQQNIFLPPLISSAIESGVPKDTILQLWDRSYGGTSSDWANDIIRTQDDNLLIVGTSYSDLNGNKTTQNKGQSDMYIVKIDTLGNKIWDTSFGTSLYDEATSATISSDGNILVIGTSYTANDGDKTDASLGGTDFWLLKIDQNGTKIWDKVYGTNKHESYGKILKTTDNNYLIYGTIRALNYATSEYFSIKIDINGNIIWSKTFTGGAEDQMFSATNTQDGGYIFGGRSTSGQNLDKTQPSFGTSDIWLIKTDVNGNKVWDRSYGGAAGDVNSGISELPNGSFVISGTSYSPSGGNKTSGNLGLGDYWLLKIDYAGNLIWDRNYGGNKDEQVAGLYLRPNGRILIFGRTFSDKSNNISEHSYGGYDGWLIEVDSLNGDIIWDKRIGGDKTDLLKGYIEFNSNTYLISDSHTGQNGSKTYPSYGDSDFWLTNLRRTDTIDFQSSVKLTFGQSLNLFASNCQGDISWPNGSQQASILVSPAVTTTYTAECTAFGCTTESSIKVNVYTCEEYISLTVSDNIMTGTSISPINKNAYSKIEATNQIGDIGTDASAKYTSGGSIELNNGFKVEAGSIFKAEISPSPCHN comes from the coding sequence TTGAAACCACTTATTTACCTTCTAATAGCCTTTTTGGGGCTTAATAGTTACGGAGAGACTCAGGCTAAACCTTCTTTTCGGGAAACTAGCTTGGACAAAATAAATAGTATTCAATTTGTAGCCCCGCCTATCTTAACAGCATCAAAACTCATTGTCTGTGGACAAGGGTATCCAACTACATTAACTGTCACTGGATGTTCTGGTACTGTAAATTGGTTCACAGATGCTTCATATATCCAATGGGCCGGAGGCTCGCCTTCTGGAAACACTGCCACTGCCTATATTTATGATTTAACTAAATTTCACGTAAGCTGTACGGAAAACGGAGAAACAAGTGAATCAAGTGACTCCTTAGGTATAGACTTCGCTAGAGTGGCTATTCATTATGAAGCAGAGCCTGAAAACTTCATTTGTACTGGAGGTAGAGTCCAACTTGAAGCTCAAGCTTTTCCAGACACAGGAATAGTCTCCTATAAATGGTATTTAAATTCTTATTCCATTACTGACTCTATTGACAACTCCATTCATGCCGAAAATCCAGGAACATACAAAGTTGATGTAACCTATTCTGATGGATGTCAAATCTATACTTCCAATGCCTCCGCAATTAATTTAGTAGATGCTGGAGTTATTCCTCAGCCAAACATAATAGTTGTAGATAGTGCAATAAGCGGTAAGCCCGTAAAGATATTTGATAGAAGATTCGGAAACAATTCTACCCACGCAGGTTTGGATATAATCAAGGATAATTCCGACAATTACGTAATCGCCGGTGAAGCTGTGGGTAATGCGGGTGGAGGTGATCAATCTGAACAATCAAAAGGACCTGTTGATTTTTGGGTAGTTAAAATTGATAACACTGGCAATAAAATATGGGATAAAATAATTGGAGGAACTGGTTCCGATAGAATTTCTAAAATTGTCAAAAGTTCAGACGATGATTATTTACTTTTCGGAACATCTGCTTCAAATATAAGTGGTGATAGAACTGTAGCAAATTCATCCAGCTACCCTCTTGATGACATTTGGGTTGTTAAAATAAATACAAACGGGGTCAAAAAGTGGGACAAAAAATATGGTGGTACGCTCTATGATGAAGCCAAGGATGCATTAGCCCTGCCAAACAATGAATACCTAATTGCAGGAAGTTCTAATTCTAACATTTCAGGGGAGGTGACCAATTCTAGAATAGGTAATTATGATTTCTGGCTAGTAAAAATTGATTCTGCGGGAAATAAGATTTGGGATAGAAGGTATGGAGGTATGCAGAATGACAAACTTCAAAAAGTATTAAAAGCCCAAAATGGTGATTATATCCTTGTTGGAACATCAAGTTCATCCATTGGTTGGGATAAGTCTCAATCTCAAATAGGATATGATGACATATGGATAATAAGAACAGACGCCAATGGAAACAAGATTTGGGATAAAACTTTGGGGTCCACTTATCCAGACTCATATGTCGATGCTCAAATTGATCAAAACGATGATTTAGTTTTTGGTTTTACCGGCGACTCAGAAAATTCTCACTTTTATAAACTTGACAATTCAGGTAACACCCTATGGGAAAAGCACTATTCGGGAATGACCATAAGTGGTAAAGTCATTTTAAATGAAAAAGGCTTTTTACATGTAGGCAGGCTATCATATGCTAGTAATAATAACAGTCTATTCAATACAAGTATAAGAGGATATTCAGATGGATATATTGTCCAATTCGATTCTACTGGAAACAAAATATGGGAGAAACTATTAGGAGGAAGTGAACAAGACGGCTTTAATGGATTTCTTAAAGAAGGAAATGTCCTCACATTAGTAGGGACATCTCGTTCTCCGGTCTCTTTTGAGAAGTCGCAAATCCCTAGAGGAGTTTATGATGACCTTTGGATTATTCAAACCGCTCTAAATCAAGAAATAGCAAACCCATATGCCATAGACTCAGCTCAAGCAATCCATATTTTTGCAAACAACTGCCCTGGTCAATTAGAATGGTCAGGCGGAGCAAGTGGATATTCAAGTGCAATCACCGTTCACCCTACAGCACAAACTACATATACTGCAAAATGCAATGCATACGGATGTTCAACAACGTCAAACATTGAAGTATCCATAAACTGTTCAAATGACTTTAGAATTGTAGCAATTGAAAATGGTCTTGAAGTGGAAAAACCAACTTCTTGTAGTGAAAGCTCCATAGTTAACTTGGAAGCCAAAGGCTGTAGTGGGACGGTAACATGGTTTAACGGTGCCATTGATAACACCATTGAAGTTTCTATCCTATCGGATTCTATTTTTCTGGCTACATGTAGTAATACAGGATGCTCAAGTGTTTCAGACAGCATCTCTGTTTTATTGTTTAAAAAACCAATTTTATCTTTAGACGGACCTGCCACCTTTTGTACGGGAGGAAGTACGAGTTTGCAAGTTACGCACCCCGAACCAGGTGGCTCTTATCAATGGTATAAAAATGGTGCTGCATATTTATCCTTAGAATCTCTTGTTTTAAACGTAACTGAAACGGGTACCTTTAAAGCTAAAGTTACCAAAGGAAACTGTTCTTCTTATTCCGAAGAAATTCAAATAACTGCGGTTACTCAAATCCCCGATCCTCCTACCTTTGAATCCACTAATGTCTATACATGTTTGGGAAACTCTACTATTCTCACCGCATTAGGGTGCGAAATGGGGCTTACAAAATGGTCAAATGGCTATACAGGTTCTACTATTCAAACCCCTAACATCAACTCCCCTCTGACTTATACAGCTACTTGTACTATTAATACCTGTATAAGCGATGAGAGTAATTTGGTAAATGTTAAAATAGCTAAAGTAGCAATTGCTAAAAATGGAACAAATATCCCTTGCGATACGAGTGACTTTACTCTTAACTCAGTGATAGAATCAAACCCTAGTTCCTTTCAATGGTACAGGAATAATACTTTACTAAATTTTGAAATTAGAGACAGCCTAACTTCAAACCTTAATGGCTCCTATTTCTTAAAAATTAAATCGAATAATGGCTGCGAAGTAAACTCAAACATCTTAAATATTCAACAAAATATTTTTCTTCCTCCTTTAATTTCAAGTGCTATTGAGTCAGGAGTGCCCAAAGATACAATTTTACAGCTTTGGGACAGGAGTTACGGCGGAACTAGTAGCGATTGGGCGAACGACATAATTAGAACTCAAGATGATAACCTTTTAATAGTTGGAACTTCATATTCTGACTTAAATGGTAATAAGACAACTCAGAACAAAGGGCAGTCTGATATGTATATTGTAAAAATTGACACACTGGGAAATAAAATATGGGATACTTCTTTTGGAACATCTTTATATGACGAGGCTACTTCTGCCACTATTTCTAGTGATGGAAACATTCTGGTTATTGGCACTTCCTATACCGCTAATGATGGAGACAAGACAGACGCTTCTTTAGGAGGAACTGATTTCTGGTTACTCAAAATTGACCAAAACGGCACAAAAATTTGGGACAAAGTATATGGTACCAACAAGCACGAATCATACGGTAAGATATTAAAAACTACAGATAACAATTATCTGATATATGGGACAATACGTGCTCTTAACTATGCTACGTCCGAATACTTTTCAATAAAAATTGATATTAATGGCAACATTATTTGGTCCAAAACATTTACTGGAGGAGCCGAGGATCAAATGTTTTCTGCCACAAATACACAAGATGGTGGTTACATATTTGGTGGGCGTTCTACCTCAGGCCAAAACTTAGATAAAACACAACCTTCATTTGGCACATCTGACATATGGTTAATCAAAACCGATGTTAACGGCAATAAAGTTTGGGATAGGTCATATGGTGGTGCAGCAGGAGATGTAAATAGTGGTATTTCGGAACTGCCCAATGGCTCATTTGTCATCTCTGGCACTTCATATTCACCTTCTGGTGGGAATAAAACTTCTGGCAATTTGGGTCTTGGAGACTACTGGTTATTAAAAATTGACTACGCAGGAAATCTAATTTGGGATAGAAATTATGGCGGAAATAAAGATGAACAAGTTGCAGGCCTATATCTAAGACCGAATGGTAGAATATTGATTTTTGGGCGTACATTTTCTGATAAATCTAATAACATATCAGAACACTCTTATGGTGGTTATGATGGATGGCTCATTGAAGTAGACAGCCTAAATGGAGACATTATTTGGGATAAGAGGATCGGAGGCGATAAGACAGACCTACTTAAGGGTTATATTGAATTCAACAGCAACACCTATCTAATAAGTGACTCGCATACCGGACAAAATGGCTCTAAAACATACCCTTCCTATGGGGATTCCGATTTTTGGCTAACTAACTTGAGGAGAACTGATACCATTGATTTTCAATCCTCAGTCAAACTTACATTTGGGCAATCATTAAATCTCTTTGCATCAAATTGTCAGGGTGACATTTCATGGCCTAATGGTTCCCAACAAGCTAGTATTTTAGTATCTCCTGCAGTTACCACAACTTATACTGCTGAGTGTACAGCTTTTGGTTGTACTACAGAGTCTTCAATCAAAGTAAATGTTTACACTTGCGAAGAATACATCTCACTAACAGTTTCAGACAACATTATGACGGGAACCTCCATATCTCCTATAAACAAAAATGCCTACAGTAAAATAGAAGCTACAAATCAAATTGGAGACATTGGAACAGACGCCTCGGCAAAATATACATCAGGAGGTTCTATTGAATTAAATAATGGCTTTAAAGTAGAGGCTGGCAGTATTTTCAAAGCCGAAATTAGCCCTAGCCCATGTCATAATTAA
- a CDS encoding glycosyltransferase: MFYSFIIPVYNRPDHIEKLLNCLVSQTYKNFEVLVIESGSTIKSDEVVATFADKLNIRYIFKGNDGQGYSRNRGMQEAKGEYFVILDSDIVMPDSYLETVNESLKENYLDSYGGPDELHPESTDFQKAVNFCMTSLLTTGGTRGKKSSIGKYYPRSFNMGVSREVYETTKGFSIPFMGEDIEWSQRIIAAGFKTGLIEDAYVNHERKGTLKGYFNQLHFFGRARINISQLIPGSFKIVHLLPVAYCAYSLLLIFLFATNTPYKILLFVPFLLYNFFIRFSASAEHKSLKIGFTAVLLANTLMLAYCTGMLKEFYKLYVLKKKQTYKL, encoded by the coding sequence ATGTTTTACTCTTTCATCATTCCGGTGTATAACCGCCCGGACCATATTGAAAAGCTTCTCAACTGCTTAGTCAGTCAAACCTATAAAAACTTCGAAGTTTTGGTGATTGAAAGTGGCTCTACCATTAAATCTGACGAGGTTGTGGCAACTTTCGCCGATAAACTCAACATCCGATATATTTTCAAAGGAAACGATGGCCAAGGCTACTCTAGAAATCGTGGTATGCAAGAAGCCAAAGGCGAGTATTTCGTCATTTTGGATTCGGACATTGTTATGCCAGACAGCTATTTAGAGACTGTAAACGAAAGTTTGAAAGAAAACTATTTAGACAGCTACGGAGGCCCAGATGAACTTCACCCTGAGTCTACCGATTTTCAAAAGGCCGTTAATTTCTGTATGACTTCTCTCTTAACCACAGGTGGCACCCGAGGTAAGAAATCAAGCATTGGGAAATATTACCCAAGAAGCTTTAACATGGGCGTTTCTAGAGAAGTTTATGAAACCACGAAAGGCTTCAGTATTCCTTTCATGGGAGAAGATATAGAGTGGAGCCAAAGGATTATTGCCGCAGGTTTTAAAACAGGATTAATAGAAGACGCCTACGTAAATCACGAAAGAAAAGGCACATTGAAAGGGTATTTCAATCAGCTTCATTTTTTTGGCAGAGCCAGAATTAATATCAGCCAACTTATACCCGGTTCTTTTAAAATAGTTCACTTGTTACCAGTAGCTTACTGTGCATATTCCCTCCTATTAATATTCCTGTTTGCTACCAATACTCCTTATAAAATATTACTCTTTGTTCCATTCTTGCTTTACAATTTTTTCATTCGTTTCTCTGCGTCAGCAGAACATAAGAGTTTAAAAATAGGTTTTACCGCCGTTTTACTGGCAAATACGCTAATGTTAGCGTATTGCACTGGCATGTTAAAGGAATTTTACAAACTTTACGTTTTGAAGAAAAAACAGACTTACAAATTATGA
- a CDS encoding sulfatase family protein, protein MNFKKLAIAVLAFAAFSCQQEEKKKPNILFIMSDDHAYQAISAYDNTLIETPNIDRIANEGMLFTNACVTNSICAPSRAVILTGKHSHLNGKIDNNFPFDTTQMTFPQLLQENGYQTAMFGKLHFGNSPKGFDEFQILPGQGRYYNPEFITKKEGKKTITGYVTDIITDLTINWLKDERDQEKPFFMAYLHKAPHREWLPAERHYKEFTKKTFKEPATLFDNYEGRGSAAKEAEMNLLTHMNWAGDSKIYPDVMDELGIPETAGWDKAAFQREVGAMNAEQRAAWDKVYGPMNEEFKKQYPKMTQTDKMKWRYQRYMQDYLGSIAAVDEGVGKVLDYLEESGLAENTIVIYTSDQGFYLGEHGWFDKRFIYNESFKTPLLVKWPNVIKPGTTNTQMVQNLDFAQTILAAAQIEAPSDMQGENLIPLFKGETENFREAVYYHYYEYPAIHMVKRHYGIVTEDYKLIHFYDDVDEWELYDRKKDPQEMNSVYADPAYAETLAKLKTDLADLRVKYKDSEDLDKKYMQMYKDKNFMPSPAGK, encoded by the coding sequence ATGAATTTCAAAAAACTAGCTATTGCTGTTTTGGCCTTTGCGGCATTCTCTTGTCAGCAAGAAGAGAAAAAAAAGCCCAACATCCTTTTTATCATGTCGGACGACCACGCTTATCAGGCTATTTCTGCCTATGATAATACGCTGATTGAAACTCCGAATATTGACAGAATAGCCAACGAAGGCATGTTGTTTACCAATGCCTGTGTTACCAACTCTATCTGTGCTCCTTCTAGAGCTGTAATTTTGACAGGAAAGCACAGTCACTTGAACGGAAAAATTGACAACAATTTCCCTTTTGACACGACTCAAATGACATTTCCGCAACTCCTTCAGGAAAATGGTTACCAAACTGCCATGTTTGGAAAGTTACACTTTGGAAACAGTCCTAAAGGTTTTGATGAATTTCAAATTTTGCCTGGTCAAGGCAGGTATTACAACCCTGAATTCATAACAAAGAAAGAAGGCAAAAAAACTATCACAGGTTATGTCACAGATATCATTACAGACCTGACAATAAACTGGTTAAAAGATGAAAGAGACCAGGAAAAACCTTTCTTCATGGCTTACCTTCACAAAGCTCCACACAGAGAATGGCTACCTGCAGAAAGACATTATAAAGAGTTTACAAAGAAAACTTTTAAGGAGCCTGCTACGCTTTTTGACAATTATGAAGGAAGAGGTTCTGCCGCAAAAGAGGCTGAAATGAATCTACTTACACACATGAACTGGGCTGGTGATTCCAAAATTTATCCTGATGTAATGGACGAATTAGGCATTCCAGAAACAGCAGGTTGGGACAAAGCCGCTTTTCAAAGAGAAGTAGGTGCTATGAATGCTGAGCAGAGAGCTGCGTGGGACAAAGTTTACGGACCGATGAACGAGGAGTTCAAAAAGCAATACCCAAAAATGACGCAAACGGATAAAATGAAATGGCGTTACCAAAGATACATGCAAGATTATCTAGGAAGTATAGCTGCTGTAGATGAAGGTGTAGGAAAAGTATTAGACTATCTGGAAGAAAGTGGATTGGCCGAAAACACGATAGTGATTTATACTTCTGACCAAGGCTTTTACTTAGGTGAGCACGGCTGGTTTGACAAACGTTTTATATACAATGAGTCATTTAAAACACCACTTTTAGTGAAATGGCCAAATGTAATCAAGCCTGGAACTACCAATACGCAAATGGTTCAGAATTTGGATTTTGCTCAAACCATTTTAGCTGCCGCTCAAATAGAGGCCCCATCTGACATGCAGGGTGAAAACCTGATTCCGTTATTTAAAGGCGAGACCGAAAACTTTAGAGAAGCTGTATATTATCATTACTACGAATACCCTGCTATTCACATGGTAAAACGCCATTACGGTATCGTAACGGAAGATTATAAGCTAATTCACTTTTACGATGATGTGGACGAATGGGAACTATACGACCGTAAGAAAGACCCACAAGAAATGAACAGCGTCTATGCCGACCCAGCCTACGCAGAAACGCTAGCAAAGCTAAAGACTGACTTAGCCGACCTAAGAGTAAAATATAAAGACTCGGAAGACCTTGACAAAAAGTACATGCAAATGTATAAGGACAAAAACTTTATGCCTTCTCCAGCGGGGAAGTAG